The Verrucomicrobiia bacterium genome window below encodes:
- a CDS encoding DUF1549 and DUF1553 domain-containing protein, whose protein sequence is MYRRLQTLLCASAFAGLLFPVTGQAVEVSFERDVMAAITKTGCNIGGCHGNQSGKASFKLSLWGSDPDYDYDALTRDFFGRRIDSFNPDQSLLLLKGSASLAHEGGQRFTKDSLEYKVIRDWIAAGAKRDPTNAPKVVKLDVTPLERILIAPDKSFNIKATATFSDGTTRDVTRIATYAPASPKAAVSIDGKVELQNDGETSVLVRYLNQHVSVRTASLPNRPFKWQNPTAYNYVDRHIFTKLQKMRVNASAVSADHEFIRRAYLDLHGLLPTAEQARQFVADKDPQKRSKLIDRLLEQPEYADFWALKWSDLLRNEEKSLDRKGVQSLHAWIRQSFAENKPLDQFARELVSARGSTYANPPANYYRASRDASTRAETTAQLFLGSRLSCARCHNHPFERWTQDDYYDWAGLFARIDYKIIENKRRDRSDLNEFVGEQIVFFNERGEVKNARTGNDAKPRFLGMTKSTVALEDDRLAALGDWLASPKNEMFVRAQVNRIWFHLMGRGIVDPVDDFSVNNLPSHPELLDALSADFVKNKFDVKQLIRTIMNSRSYQISSTPNESNADDVVNYSRNIPRRMQAELILDAAAQLTGTTLRFNGYPEGTRATQIPGVEAVRRRDAKSGSGEENFLQTFGKPPRLISTECERSNDTTMGQAFQLISGPLLNGFISRENNRIDTLIKAGKTNEQIIDELFWTATSRAPGRDEMGMTMTHLKEEPDRRKALEDVLWALLNAKEFVLRY, encoded by the coding sequence ATGTACCGCCGTCTTCAGACATTGCTATGCGCCTCCGCATTCGCCGGGCTGTTGTTCCCGGTCACGGGTCAGGCTGTGGAAGTGTCGTTTGAGCGGGATGTGATGGCGGCGATCACCAAGACCGGTTGCAACATAGGCGGCTGTCATGGCAACCAATCTGGCAAAGCCAGCTTCAAACTTTCGCTGTGGGGAAGCGATCCGGATTACGACTACGATGCTCTGACCCGCGATTTCTTCGGGCGTCGTATCGATTCATTCAATCCCGATCAAAGCCTCCTCTTGTTGAAAGGTTCTGCGTCGCTCGCACATGAGGGCGGTCAACGCTTCACCAAGGACTCGCTGGAATACAAAGTCATCCGCGACTGGATTGCTGCTGGTGCCAAACGTGATCCGACGAATGCCCCCAAGGTGGTGAAGCTGGACGTCACACCGTTGGAGCGCATCCTCATCGCGCCGGACAAAAGTTTTAACATCAAGGCAACCGCGACTTTCTCCGATGGCACAACGCGTGATGTTACGCGCATCGCGACTTATGCGCCTGCTTCGCCGAAGGCGGCGGTGAGCATTGATGGCAAAGTAGAGCTGCAGAATGACGGCGAGACATCCGTGCTCGTGCGGTATCTGAACCAGCATGTGTCCGTCCGCACGGCGAGCCTGCCGAACCGGCCTTTCAAGTGGCAGAATCCCACGGCTTACAATTACGTGGATCGCCACATCTTCACCAAGCTCCAGAAGATGCGGGTGAATGCTTCGGCTGTATCTGCGGATCACGAATTCATCCGGCGCGCGTATCTGGACCTGCACGGCTTGCTGCCCACGGCGGAGCAAGCGCGTCAGTTTGTGGCGGATAAAGATCCGCAGAAGCGCAGCAAGCTCATTGATCGTCTGCTCGAACAGCCGGAGTATGCGGATTTCTGGGCGTTGAAATGGTCTGACTTGTTACGCAACGAAGAAAAGTCGCTCGATCGCAAGGGCGTGCAATCCCTGCACGCGTGGATTCGCCAGAGCTTCGCGGAGAACAAACCGCTCGACCAGTTCGCACGTGAACTGGTTTCCGCGCGCGGCAGCACGTATGCGAATCCGCCAGCGAACTATTATCGCGCCAGCCGCGATGCCTCCACACGTGCCGAGACGACCGCACAGCTCTTCCTCGGCAGCCGGCTCTCCTGTGCGCGTTGTCACAATCATCCTTTCGAGCGCTGGACGCAGGATGATTACTACGATTGGGCCGGCCTGTTCGCACGCATCGATTACAAGATCATCGAGAATAAACGTCGCGACCGCAGTGACTTGAACGAGTTTGTGGGTGAGCAGATCGTGTTCTTCAACGAGAGGGGTGAAGTGAAGAACGCGCGCACAGGCAATGACGCCAAACCACGTTTCCTCGGCATGACGAAGTCCACCGTGGCGCTTGAGGATGATCGCCTCGCGGCCTTGGGCGACTGGCTCGCCTCGCCGAAGAACGAGATGTTTGTGCGCGCGCAGGTGAACCGCATCTGGTTCCATCTCATGGGCCGCGGCATCGTGGATCCCGTGGATGATTTCAGCGTGAACAATCTGCCAAGCCATCCGGAATTGCTCGATGCACTCTCGGCGGATTTTGTGAAGAACAAGTTCGATGTGAAGCAGCTCATCCGCACAATCATGAATTCGCGGAGCTACCAGATCTCCTCCACGCCGAATGAATCGAACGCGGATGATGTGGTCAACTATTCACGCAACATCCCGCGCCGCATGCAGGCGGAGTTGATCCTGGATGCCGCCGCGCAATTGACCGGCACGACTTTGCGCTTCAATGGCTATCCGGAAGGCACTCGCGCCACGCAGATCCCCGGCGTTGAAGCCGTGCGTCGTCGTGATGCCAAGAGCGGTTCCGGTGAAGAGAACTTCCTGCAGACCTTCGGCAAGCCGCCGCGCCTCATTTCCACCGAGTGCGAGCGTTCGAACGACACCACGATGGGGCAGGCATTCCAACTCATCAGCGGGCCCTTGCTGAACGGCTTCATCAGCCGCGAGAACAACCGCATCGATACACTCATCAAAGCGGGCAAGACCAACGAGCAGATCATCGATGAACTCTTCTGGACCGCCACGAGCCGTGCCCCGGGCAGGGATGAGATGGGGATGACAATGACACATCTCAAGGAGGAGCCGGATCGTCGCAAAGCTTTGGAGGATGTGCTCTGGGCTCTCCTGAATGCAAAGGAGTTCGTGTTGCGGTATTGA
- a CDS encoding TIGR00282 family metallophosphoesterase — translation MKLLFIGDIVGEPGRRAVAKLLPKLKADHRLDVVIANGENSAGGAGITPGTAEEIFAAGVDVITCGDHLWDQKEVNQLLLQEPRFVRPLNYPPGTIGQGSTLLQKDGLPLLGVVNVQGRTFMAALENPFTTMRAEVNKLRRSTHLIFVDIHAEATSEKIAMGRYLDGDVSAVVGTHTHVQTADEQIFPGGTAYLSDAGFTGPQESVLGRNIEPVIQRFLTLTPQRFGIATERIALQGVIIDIDDNSGHAKSIKRVNEMLPAHG, via the coding sequence GTGAAACTCCTGTTTATCGGTGACATCGTGGGCGAGCCCGGACGGCGCGCCGTGGCTAAACTTCTGCCCAAGCTCAAGGCGGACCATCGTCTCGATGTCGTCATCGCCAATGGTGAGAACTCCGCCGGCGGCGCAGGCATCACCCCCGGCACCGCAGAAGAAATCTTCGCTGCTGGCGTGGACGTCATCACCTGCGGCGATCACCTCTGGGACCAGAAAGAAGTGAACCAACTCCTGCTCCAGGAACCTCGTTTTGTGCGTCCACTTAACTATCCACCGGGCACGATTGGCCAAGGCAGCACCCTGTTGCAAAAAGACGGCCTCCCCCTTCTCGGCGTAGTGAACGTGCAAGGCCGCACCTTCATGGCCGCGCTGGAGAATCCCTTCACCACCATGCGCGCGGAAGTGAACAAACTCCGCCGCAGCACGCACCTTATCTTCGTGGATATTCACGCCGAAGCCACCTCGGAAAAGATCGCCATGGGCCGTTACCTGGATGGCGATGTCAGCGCCGTCGTCGGCACCCACACCCACGTGCAGACCGCTGATGAACAGATATTCCCCGGCGGCACCGCCTATCTCAGCGATGCCGGTTTCACCGGTCCGCAAGAAAGTGTGCTGGGGCGCAACATCGAGCCTGTTATCCAACGCTTCCTGACGCTCACCCCGCAACGCTTCGGCATCGCCACCGAGCGTATCGCCCTGCAAGGCGTCATCATCGATATCGATGACAATTCAGGCCACGCCAAGAGCATCAAGCGCGTGAACGAGATGTTGCCTGCCCACGGCTGA
- a CDS encoding TolC family protein: MALSALLISNKQGIASENTNTIPLTSTYITTLAEQMRTNHPALQAAGKRIESTQANAASVRSWSDPTFTAGGMAASKSMRADDGDFFYGVEQKLPVFGKEKQERKAASASIAVGELEQEAAFQVLRRDLAKTLFDTAYASRAVRVAQEDIEWLKSLEQSVEAQYGFGNATQADVLRVQNELAKRREDLKTTQQTLDHAIFTLNRFLNLPLTNAGPHLTLPELAKPIVYNERLARLAVKHEPQLRVMRQQLGVADEEIALAKMRRRPDLGVGLQGRNYTGTGEFRSGEIMVSLSLPWFNRERYRQDVIREEKKKEALEKEVNDKELGVRQEIHELVLRIDAAHREALLYQDNIIPRTKQMIESMYATWQTSAGPLRDLLDARRMLLDAELSRAKAITAQYQAMAELILCCGLGDFESLEMLGTNVLPDSSRQSERPRNATEPSN; this comes from the coding sequence TTGGCCTTGTCAGCTTTGCTGATATCCAACAAACAAGGTATCGCGTCGGAAAACACCAATACCATCCCCCTAACCTCCACCTACATCACCACCCTCGCCGAGCAGATGCGCACGAATCATCCCGCGCTTCAAGCCGCCGGGAAACGCATCGAATCCACGCAGGCAAACGCCGCCTCCGTCCGCTCTTGGTCTGATCCCACGTTCACCGCTGGCGGTATGGCGGCGAGCAAATCCATGCGCGCCGATGACGGCGATTTCTTCTACGGTGTGGAACAAAAACTGCCCGTTTTCGGCAAAGAAAAACAGGAACGCAAAGCCGCCTCCGCCAGCATCGCTGTCGGTGAACTCGAACAGGAAGCTGCCTTTCAAGTGCTTCGTCGTGATCTTGCGAAAACGCTCTTCGATACCGCTTACGCATCCCGTGCCGTACGCGTCGCGCAAGAAGACATCGAATGGTTGAAATCCTTGGAACAATCCGTTGAGGCTCAATATGGCTTCGGCAATGCGACGCAGGCCGATGTCCTCCGCGTGCAGAACGAACTCGCCAAACGTCGTGAAGACTTGAAGACCACACAGCAGACACTTGATCACGCCATCTTCACGCTGAACCGTTTCCTGAATCTCCCGCTCACGAACGCGGGGCCCCATCTCACGCTGCCCGAGCTCGCCAAACCTATCGTCTACAACGAACGGCTTGCCCGTCTCGCCGTGAAGCACGAGCCGCAATTGCGTGTGATGCGCCAGCAACTCGGTGTAGCGGATGAAGAGATCGCGCTCGCGAAAATGCGTCGTCGCCCTGACTTGGGCGTGGGTCTGCAAGGCCGTAATTACACTGGTACCGGTGAATTTCGTTCCGGCGAGATCATGGTCTCGCTCTCACTCCCTTGGTTCAACCGCGAGCGCTATCGTCAAGACGTCATCCGCGAAGAAAAGAAGAAGGAAGCCTTGGAAAAAGAGGTGAACGACAAGGAACTTGGTGTGCGGCAGGAGATCCACGAACTCGTTCTGCGCATCGATGCCGCACACCGCGAAGCCTTGCTCTATCAGGACAATATCATCCCGCGCACGAAGCAGATGATCGAGAGCATGTATGCCACTTGGCAGACCAGCGCGGGTCCGCTGCGCGATTTGCTTGATGCCCGCCGCATGCTCCTCGATGCCGAACTGAGCCGCGCCAAGGCCATTACCGCCCAATATCAAGCCATGGCCGAACTCATCCTCTGCTGCGGCCTCGGAGATTTTGAATCCCTCGAAATGCTCGGCACCAACGTGCTGCCGGATTCCAGCCGGCAGTCCGAGCGCCCTCGCAATGCAACGGAGCCATCAAACTAA
- a CDS encoding efflux RND transporter periplasmic adaptor subunit: MKATTFILIVIALAAAAFGGYYVAAKKHAPSAGAESSGRKVAFYQSAMHPWIKSDKPGKCTICGMDLTPVYEGEKGLESQAGIVSLGSNTIQVINVQTTPATRQPLTRSFRFAGTIDDDDSKHRVLSAYVKGRVDELFVNFIGAEVTEGQPLARIYSPALLAAEREYASLLRNPRTGEDAQRLASIARLRLTQFGLNEKQISALTNKSPEDIHTEILAPITGTVVSRKVYAGQYVNDGDPLFEIADFSKMWLLFDAYEQDLAWLKIGQEVEITTPSIPNKVFKAAISFIDPNINMMTRSTKVRVEIPNPVLEIDGVKRREISHRLYAEARVKVDSTPALVVPRSAVLMAESGKAVLYVDKGGGAYEQRTVKLGRAADGVWEILDGLKEGEAIVTQGNLLIDAQAQLNAGVNTAATHDHDQTETKAKQPATPSVNLPALTPEQSGAVTDYLKLADAITAALAADNLAEFNTQAAKTHAATLAFAKAFAMDSPWRKLIDPIEKSGHLTNANDLAGARKVFHPFSVAVVDMTQALRRQESAFKQLKVFRCPMTKDAFEGAPRTADWIQLSPTLRNPYFGAEMLECGVEVKP; the protein is encoded by the coding sequence ATGAAAGCCACCACCTTCATCCTGATCGTCATCGCCCTCGCGGCGGCGGCCTTCGGCGGCTATTACGTCGCCGCCAAGAAGCACGCGCCCTCCGCCGGTGCTGAATCCTCCGGGCGCAAAGTCGCCTTCTACCAGAGCGCAATGCATCCGTGGATCAAGTCTGACAAACCCGGCAAATGCACCATCTGTGGCATGGACCTCACGCCCGTGTATGAAGGCGAGAAGGGTCTGGAATCGCAAGCAGGCATCGTATCGCTCGGTTCGAACACCATTCAGGTCATCAACGTGCAGACCACGCCCGCCACGCGCCAGCCTTTGACGCGCTCCTTCCGTTTCGCTGGCACGATCGATGACGATGATTCCAAGCATCGCGTGCTTTCCGCTTATGTGAAAGGCCGCGTGGATGAACTCTTCGTGAACTTCATCGGTGCTGAAGTCACCGAAGGTCAACCGCTCGCACGTATTTACAGCCCCGCATTGCTCGCTGCTGAACGCGAATACGCCAGCCTCCTGCGCAATCCACGCACAGGTGAGGATGCGCAACGCCTCGCCAGCATCGCACGCCTGCGACTCACGCAGTTCGGCTTGAACGAGAAACAGATCAGCGCACTCACGAACAAATCGCCCGAGGATATCCACACGGAGATTCTCGCGCCCATCACCGGCACCGTCGTGTCACGGAAAGTCTACGCGGGCCAGTATGTGAACGATGGCGATCCGCTGTTCGAGATCGCCGATTTCTCGAAGATGTGGCTGCTCTTTGATGCTTATGAGCAAGACCTCGCGTGGCTGAAGATCGGCCAGGAAGTGGAGATCACCACACCTTCCATCCCGAACAAGGTGTTCAAGGCTGCCATCTCGTTCATCGATCCGAACATCAACATGATGACCCGCAGCACCAAAGTGCGCGTGGAGATCCCCAATCCGGTCCTCGAGATCGATGGCGTGAAACGTCGCGAGATTTCGCACCGCCTCTACGCCGAGGCCCGCGTGAAGGTGGATTCCACACCCGCACTTGTCGTGCCACGTTCCGCCGTGCTCATGGCGGAGAGCGGCAAGGCTGTGCTCTATGTGGATAAAGGCGGCGGCGCGTATGAACAACGCACCGTGAAGCTGGGTCGCGCCGCCGATGGCGTCTGGGAAATTCTCGACGGCCTCAAAGAAGGCGAAGCCATCGTCACGCAAGGCAACTTGCTCATCGACGCCCAAGCACAACTCAACGCGGGTGTGAACACCGCCGCCACTCACGATCACGATCAGACTGAAACGAAAGCGAAACAACCTGCGACACCGAGCGTCAACTTGCCTGCGCTCACACCGGAGCAATCTGGTGCGGTCACTGATTACCTTAAACTCGCTGATGCTATTACCGCTGCCTTGGCCGCAGACAATCTCGCTGAGTTCAACACGCAAGCCGCGAAGACTCACGCCGCCACGCTAGCGTTTGCCAAAGCATTCGCGATGGATAGCCCATGGCGCAAGCTCATCGACCCGATTGAAAAGAGCGGGCACCTCACGAACGCCAACGATCTCGCAGGAGCGCGAAAAGTATTTCATCCCTTCAGCGTGGCCGTAGTGGATATGACCCAGGCCTTGCGCCGTCAGGAAAGCGCCTTCAAGCAGTTGAAGGTTTTCCGCTGCCCGATGACGAAGGACGCCTTCGAAGGCGCACCTCGCACGGCTGACTGGATCCAACTCAGCCCCACCTTACGCAACCCCTATTTCGGCGCCGAGATGCTCGAATGCGGCGTGGAGGTGAAGCCGTGA
- a CDS encoding efflux RND transporter permease subunit has product MINRIIEWSLRNRFLIVCGFLILTAWGVRSLYRTPVDAIPDLSENQVIVFADWSGRSPEEVEDQVTYPLSVNLQGLSGVKTVRASSMFGFSLITVIFDDKVDNYFARSRVLERLNYLTTLMPQGVTPQLGPDATGLGWIYQYYLEVDPKKAKDGGMDLGQLRAVQDWFVRYQLNSVQGVAEVASVGGFVKQYQIEVSPTKMRAAEVMLSDVMTAVQDSNLNVGGKVIEENGMEFVVRGVGLVNKTADLENIVLKSTNGVPVYLKDIATVQIGGDFRRGTLDVNGKEVVGGIVVMRTGENAMQVIERVKEKISQIQPGLDKQGITIKPFYDRSELIDRTIETLKHALWEEMLLVTLAHIIFLFHFRSILIVTIPLPASILISFILMNQFGISSNIMSLAGIAIAIGVLVDAGIVMTENVIRHCERAEEEKGRKLTSQETWQVTLESAKLVGRPIFFSMAIVILAFMPVFVLSGQEGKLFHPLAWTKTFAVVGATLLAVTLVPVMCAMFIRGPFHAEDRNWIMRFLMWIYEPFLDLALRWRKTVMFGALVILVISQIVAWGLPREWHQKIDAQKHPKLAKLTAGFGREFMPTLNEGSLLFMPVLLPSTSLTEVKRIMAWQDTVISQTPEVLSVGGKLGRAETATDPAPVEMIETTIMLKPEAQWRAGMTRQKLIAELTEMLSAVPGYVPGFLQPIENRILMISTGIRAQVGVKILGDDINELQKLAYDVERVVQQVPGAVGVAPSRVQSKPYIEIEPDRVAIARYGLKVRDIMEMVETGIGGMNLTTTIEKRERYPIQVRLERSERNDIERLGEILVPTPSGAFIPLGQLAQIRRVIGPSEIASENGRLRLFVQANVQDRDLGGFVDDIKERIQRDIVPTLPAGVTIEYSGQYENQLHAEQTLKVILPVVILIIFMLLYIVYHSAMEAAHVILAIPFALSGGVFLQYWLGYNFSVAVWVGYIALFGIAIQTGVVMVVYLEEYLAKKKAERGDAFDRNDLIEAVKEGAKLRLRPKVMTVATTIASLLPIMWSTRPGAEVMQPIAAPVIGGSISSLIHILIVTPVIFAWLRERELNSRKKAQEAQSKDLV; this is encoded by the coding sequence ATGATAAATCGCATCATAGAATGGTCGCTGCGGAACCGCTTCCTCATCGTTTGCGGTTTCCTCATCCTCACGGCGTGGGGCGTGCGTTCGCTGTATCGCACACCAGTGGATGCCATACCGGACCTGAGCGAGAATCAGGTCATCGTCTTCGCGGATTGGTCCGGTCGTTCACCAGAAGAGGTTGAGGACCAAGTCACGTATCCGCTCTCCGTGAACCTGCAAGGGCTCTCCGGCGTGAAGACCGTGCGTGCCTCGTCCATGTTCGGCTTCTCGCTCATCACCGTCATCTTCGATGACAAGGTGGATAATTACTTCGCGCGTTCCCGTGTGCTTGAGCGCCTGAACTATCTCACCACGTTGATGCCTCAAGGTGTCACACCGCAGCTTGGCCCAGATGCCACGGGGCTGGGGTGGATTTATCAATACTATCTCGAAGTTGACCCGAAGAAGGCGAAGGACGGTGGGATGGATCTTGGCCAACTCCGCGCCGTGCAGGATTGGTTCGTGCGTTATCAGTTGAACTCCGTACAAGGCGTCGCGGAGGTCGCGAGCGTCGGCGGTTTCGTGAAGCAATATCAGATCGAAGTCTCGCCTACGAAGATGCGCGCGGCTGAAGTCATGCTCAGCGACGTGATGACCGCAGTGCAGGACAGCAACCTAAACGTCGGCGGCAAGGTCATCGAGGAGAATGGCATGGAGTTCGTTGTGCGAGGCGTGGGGCTGGTGAACAAGACGGCGGACTTGGAGAACATCGTGCTCAAGTCCACGAACGGCGTACCCGTGTATCTGAAAGACATTGCCACCGTGCAAATCGGCGGCGATTTCCGGCGCGGCACATTGGATGTGAATGGCAAAGAAGTCGTGGGCGGTATCGTCGTCATGCGCACGGGTGAGAATGCGATGCAGGTCATCGAGCGCGTGAAAGAGAAGATCTCGCAAATACAACCCGGCCTCGACAAGCAAGGTATCACCATCAAGCCTTTCTATGATCGCAGCGAGTTGATTGATCGCACGATCGAGACACTGAAGCATGCGTTGTGGGAGGAGATGCTGCTGGTCACATTGGCGCATATCATTTTCCTGTTCCACTTCCGCAGCATTCTGATCGTCACCATTCCGTTGCCGGCTTCCATCCTCATCTCGTTCATCTTGATGAACCAGTTCGGCATCAGCTCGAACATCATGTCGCTTGCGGGCATCGCCATCGCCATCGGTGTGCTGGTGGATGCGGGCATTGTGATGACGGAGAATGTCATCCGGCATTGTGAACGGGCGGAAGAGGAGAAAGGACGAAAACTTACCTCGCAGGAAACTTGGCAAGTCACCCTCGAATCCGCAAAGCTCGTGGGCCGTCCTATCTTCTTCTCCATGGCCATCGTTATCCTCGCGTTCATGCCCGTATTCGTGCTGAGTGGACAAGAGGGCAAGCTGTTCCATCCGCTGGCGTGGACAAAGACATTCGCCGTGGTCGGTGCGACGCTCCTCGCGGTCACGCTCGTGCCAGTCATGTGCGCGATGTTCATTCGTGGTCCGTTCCATGCGGAAGATCGCAATTGGATCATGCGCTTTCTCATGTGGATCTATGAACCGTTCCTAGATCTCGCCTTGCGCTGGCGCAAGACGGTGATGTTCGGCGCGTTAGTGATTCTGGTGATCTCCCAAATCGTTGCATGGGGATTGCCGCGTGAATGGCATCAGAAGATCGATGCGCAGAAGCACCCAAAGCTGGCGAAGCTGACAGCGGGGTTTGGGCGCGAGTTCATGCCGACGTTGAATGAAGGCTCGTTGCTCTTCATGCCGGTACTGCTGCCTTCCACGTCACTCACGGAAGTGAAACGTATCATGGCATGGCAGGACACGGTCATCAGTCAGACGCCGGAAGTGTTGAGCGTGGGCGGCAAGCTCGGCCGCGCTGAGACGGCCACTGATCCTGCGCCCGTGGAGATGATCGAGACGACAATCATGCTCAAGCCGGAAGCGCAATGGCGCGCGGGTATGACGCGACAGAAACTCATCGCGGAACTCACAGAGATGTTGAGTGCGGTGCCCGGTTATGTGCCCGGCTTCCTGCAACCGATCGAGAATCGCATTCTCATGATCAGCACGGGCATCCGCGCTCAGGTCGGTGTGAAGATTCTGGGCGATGACATCAACGAGTTACAGAAGCTCGCGTATGATGTGGAGCGTGTGGTGCAGCAAGTGCCTGGTGCGGTAGGTGTCGCGCCTTCGCGTGTGCAATCGAAACCGTATATCGAGATCGAGCCGGATCGCGTGGCTATCGCTCGCTATGGCCTAAAGGTGCGTGATATTATGGAGATGGTGGAGACGGGCATTGGCGGGATGAATCTCACGACGACGATTGAGAAACGTGAACGTTATCCCATCCAGGTGCGTCTCGAACGCAGTGAACGCAATGACATCGAGCGGCTCGGTGAGATACTGGTGCCGACGCCTTCTGGCGCGTTCATCCCATTGGGACAACTCGCGCAGATACGCCGTGTCATCGGACCGAGTGAGATAGCGAGTGAGAACGGGCGCTTGCGACTCTTCGTGCAGGCGAATGTGCAGGATCGCGATCTCGGCGGCTTCGTGGATGACATCAAGGAACGCATCCAGCGCGACATCGTGCCGACGTTGCCTGCGGGGGTGACGATCGAATACAGCGGGCAATACGAGAACCAGCTTCATGCGGAGCAGACATTGAAGGTCATTTTGCCCGTGGTGATTCTCATCATCTTCATGCTGCTCTACATCGTCTATCACTCGGCGATGGAGGCGGCGCACGTCATTCTGGCGATCCCCTTCGCGCTGAGCGGTGGTGTCTTCCTGCAATACTGGCTGGGTTACAATTTCAGCGTGGCCGTTTGGGTCGGTTACATCGCGCTCTTCGGTATCGCAATCCAGACGGGCGTGGTGATGGTGGTGTATCTGGAAGAATATTTGGCGAAGAAGAAGGCGGAAC